The following proteins come from a genomic window of Streptomyces sp. ALI-76-A:
- a CDS encoding APC family permease translates to MSSATEQPPSVTSPSGLKRALTTPLLYFFILGDVLGAGVYVLVGQIAADAGGAVWVPLLVALLLALLTAASYAELATKYPQAGGASHYATRAFGPFAGFIAGFCMLVAGIVSVAALARGFGGDYLSAFVTLPVGAVVVVFLLLLAVVNARGIKESTRANVIATVVEVGGLLVIVGLGAWLLLRGDGDPGRLTRLGTPEKGAAAAVLSGSVLAYYSFVGFETSVNVAEETRDPRRSYPRALFGALVTAGAVYVLVGLAASAAVPTDRLAESSGPLLEVVKEAGGVPARLFSAIALVAVANGALLTGIMSSRLAFGMARDGLLPAQLTKLLPGRRTPWVAIAATTALSVLLALTGSVATLASTLVLLLLVVFVLVNVSVLVLRRDPGEHDHFRAPTVLPVLGAASCVVLATQIEAQVWWRGLVVLGVGTVLAAISRGAAGRRRV, encoded by the coding sequence ATGTCGTCAGCCACCGAACAGCCGCCGTCCGTCACCTCCCCGTCGGGCCTCAAGCGGGCCCTCACCACTCCGCTGCTCTACTTCTTCATCCTGGGGGATGTCCTGGGCGCCGGGGTCTACGTCCTGGTGGGGCAGATCGCCGCGGACGCGGGCGGAGCGGTGTGGGTGCCCCTGCTCGTCGCGCTCCTGCTGGCGCTGCTGACCGCGGCGTCGTACGCGGAACTGGCGACGAAGTATCCCCAGGCGGGCGGCGCCTCCCACTACGCGACCCGTGCGTTCGGCCCCTTCGCCGGATTCATCGCGGGGTTCTGCATGCTGGTGGCCGGCATCGTCTCGGTCGCCGCCCTCGCCCGCGGTTTCGGCGGTGACTATCTGTCGGCCTTCGTCACCCTGCCCGTGGGTGCCGTCGTCGTGGTCTTCCTCCTGCTGCTCGCTGTCGTGAACGCGCGAGGCATCAAGGAGTCGACCCGGGCGAACGTCATCGCCACCGTCGTCGAGGTCGGCGGACTGCTGGTCATCGTGGGGCTCGGCGCCTGGCTCCTGCTGCGGGGCGACGGCGACCCGGGGAGGCTGACCCGGCTGGGCACACCCGAGAAGGGTGCCGCCGCGGCCGTTCTGAGCGGCTCGGTGCTCGCCTACTACTCCTTCGTCGGCTTCGAGACGTCCGTGAACGTCGCCGAGGAGACCCGTGACCCCAGGCGCTCGTACCCCCGCGCGCTCTTCGGTGCTCTCGTCACCGCCGGAGCCGTGTACGTGCTGGTCGGTCTCGCCGCGTCGGCGGCCGTTCCGACGGACCGGCTGGCGGAGTCGAGCGGGCCCCTCCTCGAAGTCGTCAAGGAGGCGGGCGGGGTGCCGGCCCGTCTGTTCAGCGCGATCGCGCTCGTGGCCGTCGCCAACGGCGCCCTGCTCACCGGCATCATGTCCTCGCGTCTCGCCTTCGGCATGGCCCGCGACGGGCTGCTGCCGGCCCAGCTGACGAAGCTGTTGCCCGGCCGCCGCACGCCGTGGGTCGCCATCGCGGCCACGACCGCCCTGTCCGTCCTCCTGGCGCTCACCGGGAGCGTCGCCACCCTGGCCTCGACGCTGGTCCTGCTGCTGCTCGTGGTCTTCGTCCTGGTCAATGTCTCCGTCCTGGTCCTGCGGCGTGACCCCGGCGAGCACGACCACTTCCGCGCCCCGACCGTGCTGCCCGTGCTGGGTGCGGCCTCATGCGTCGTGCTCGCCACCCAGATCGAGGCTCAGGTGTGGTGGCGGGGGCTGGTCGTCCTCGGGGTGGGCACCGTGCTGGCCGCGATCTCCCGCGGAGCGGCGGGACGACGGCGCGTCTGA
- a CDS encoding cytochrome P450, with protein sequence MTGNPPTQERLPFERLSERWQSLRAFGAAHYDERQGAWRVVDYQTVSAILADPRTYSSDFSSIAPTQEDFELFRQGNFVGMDPPKHRELRTLVSQAFTPRVVQGLEPRIESVCGRLLDDVADCDRFDLVDALAYPLPIIVIAELLGIPAADHKLFQEWAAVLFSGDELGEAPDMADLERALNTIAPTVRQMNGYVLDHIRRCRAHPGDDLTSKLVAAEVDGVRLEDQEIVGFVALLLVAGHITTTALLGNAVVTFDRHPGALRSLRADTGRLPGAIEEVLRWLPPFAELGRRTTRPVVIGGQDLPEGTMVVAHLGAANRDPARFDAPDVFDPNRDPNPHLTFGHGIHFCFGAPLARLEARIALRMLLERFSNVSVPDYGEVTFQNPAVIVGVRHLPVEVARP encoded by the coding sequence GTGACCGGCAACCCACCGACACAGGAGCGCTTACCCTTCGAAAGACTGAGTGAACGATGGCAGTCCTTACGCGCATTCGGAGCGGCTCATTACGACGAGCGGCAGGGCGCGTGGCGGGTGGTGGACTACCAGACCGTGTCCGCGATTCTCGCGGATCCTCGGACGTACTCCTCCGACTTCTCGTCCATCGCGCCCACCCAGGAGGACTTCGAGCTCTTCCGGCAGGGCAATTTCGTCGGTATGGACCCGCCGAAGCACCGCGAACTCCGGACTCTCGTGAGTCAGGCATTCACTCCCCGCGTGGTGCAGGGATTGGAGCCGCGTATCGAATCTGTGTGCGGTCGCCTGCTGGATGACGTCGCCGATTGCGACCGGTTCGATCTGGTTGACGCGCTCGCGTACCCGTTGCCCATCATCGTCATCGCCGAACTGCTCGGTATACCGGCCGCCGACCACAAGCTTTTCCAGGAGTGGGCGGCCGTTCTCTTCAGCGGTGACGAACTGGGCGAGGCGCCCGACATGGCCGACCTGGAACGCGCCCTGAATACCATCGCTCCCACCGTGCGGCAGATGAACGGCTACGTCCTGGACCACATCCGGCGTTGTCGAGCCCACCCCGGTGACGATCTGACCAGCAAGCTGGTGGCCGCCGAGGTGGACGGCGTGCGCCTGGAGGACCAGGAGATCGTCGGGTTCGTCGCGCTGCTGCTCGTCGCCGGGCACATCACCACGACGGCTCTGCTGGGCAACGCCGTCGTCACCTTCGACCGGCACCCCGGCGCGCTCCGCTCGCTGCGCGCCGACACCGGCCGGCTGCCGGGCGCCATCGAGGAGGTGCTGCGGTGGCTTCCCCCCTTCGCGGAACTCGGCCGGCGCACCACGCGGCCCGTGGTGATCGGCGGTCAGGACCTCCCCGAGGGCACGATGGTGGTGGCTCATCTGGGCGCCGCCAACCGCGATCCCGCCCGCTTCGACGCGCCGGACGTCTTCGATCCGAACCGCGATCCCAATCCGCATCTGACCTTCGGTCACGGCATCCACTTCTGCTTCGGTGCCCCCCTGGCCCGGCTGGAAGCGCGGATCGCGCTGCGGATGCTGCTGGAACGTTTCTCCAATGTGAGTGTCCCCGACTACGGCGAGGTCACCTTCCAGAACCCGGCCGTCATCGTCGGCGTACGCCACCTGCCGGTCGAGGTCGCAAGGCCGTAA
- a CDS encoding serine hydrolase domain-containing protein, which yields MQDSLDTLARTHRVPGAHLAVDTGTEIVSVHTGTADAVRGTAFTADTAVPLGSVTKTYTAATVMLLVDDEDLDLDEAVADVLPEFEEIPKVTVRHLLSHTAGLPTGPDSDTAAGMTASRYLSTVCTAEDALFAPGTDFSYSNAGYVAAGRLIEAVTGMSWQEAVRVLLLEPLGTAPAFLGESVQGRPVATGHALNTATGAPRPARQNLAPVEAPAGALLASASDLVALGQALTGRSAVVPAAVATLMRRPEEGSEAGPLADAWGLGTALHQQDDRWWCGHDGNAQGTSCHLRAEPRSGVVVAFTGNSGGATALWRDLADTLTRLTGMRVPAAATARLDRGGPVAFPECAGTYRNGTTEYRISLDADGLPVLSIDGDLPLPLICYPDLTCDLVDPATGRREPGGRFHRDPVGGGVDRVQISGRTARRVGTD from the coding sequence TTGCAGGACAGTCTCGACACCCTCGCGCGCACCCACCGCGTGCCCGGCGCCCATCTGGCCGTCGACACCGGGACGGAGATCGTCAGCGTGCACACCGGCACGGCCGACGCCGTCCGGGGCACCGCGTTCACGGCGGACACGGCCGTGCCGCTGGGCAGTGTCACCAAGACGTACACGGCCGCCACGGTCATGCTGCTGGTCGACGACGAGGACCTCGACCTGGACGAGGCCGTCGCCGACGTCCTGCCGGAGTTCGAGGAGATACCCAAGGTGACCGTGCGTCACCTTCTCTCCCACACCGCCGGTCTGCCCACCGGTCCCGACTCGGACACCGCGGCGGGCATGACGGCGTCCCGTTATCTGTCGACGGTGTGCACCGCCGAGGACGCGCTGTTCGCGCCCGGGACGGACTTCTCCTACTCCAACGCCGGTTACGTGGCGGCGGGACGGCTGATCGAGGCCGTGACCGGCATGAGCTGGCAGGAAGCCGTCCGCGTGCTGCTCCTGGAACCGCTGGGCACCGCACCGGCCTTCCTCGGCGAGAGCGTCCAGGGGCGACCGGTCGCCACCGGGCACGCCCTGAACACGGCGACCGGCGCCCCGCGGCCGGCCCGCCAGAACCTGGCCCCCGTGGAGGCGCCGGCCGGCGCCCTGCTGGCGAGCGCCTCCGATCTCGTCGCTCTGGGCCAGGCGTTGACCGGCCGGTCCGCCGTCGTCCCGGCCGCCGTCGCCACGCTGATGAGGCGTCCGGAAGAGGGCAGCGAAGCCGGTCCCCTGGCGGACGCCTGGGGCCTGGGAACCGCCCTCCACCAACAGGACGACCGGTGGTGGTGCGGCCATGACGGGAACGCCCAGGGCACCTCCTGCCATCTGCGTGCGGAGCCGCGCAGCGGCGTCGTGGTCGCGTTCACCGGCAACTCCGGTGGCGCCACCGCCCTGTGGCGGGACCTGGCCGACACCCTGACCCGGCTCACCGGCATGCGGGTGCCCGCCGCCGCCACCGCGCGCCTCGACCGGGGCGGCCCCGTCGCCTTCCCCGAATGCGCCGGGACCTACCGCAACGGGACGACCGAGTACCGCATCAGCCTCGACGCGGACGGCCTGCCCGTGCTGTCCATCGACGGTGATCTGCCGCTGCCCCTGATCTGCTACCCGGACCTGACCTGCGACCTGGTCGACCCGGCCACCGGCCGACGCGAACCCGGCGGACGCTTCCACCGCGACCCCGTCGGCGGCGGCGTCGACCGTGTGCAGATCTCCGGTCGTACGGCCCGCCGCGTCGGCACCGACTGA